One window of Bacillota bacterium genomic DNA carries:
- a CDS encoding glutamate mutase L, translating to MSEHTQGAKFQLGREINSVLATDCGSTTTKAILIDKVDGEYRLIVRGEAPTTVEKPFEDVTAGARNAIREVEELTGRRLLDDKGVITPRQKDGSGVDLYLSTSSAGGGLQMMVAGVVKIMTAESAQRAALGAGAIVMDVISIDDGRLPYQRIQRIRHLRPDMILLSGGIDGGTITHVAQIAELISAAEPKPRLGIGFKLPVIYAGNKDARGYVTKILGAKTDLRMVDNLRPVLEKEVLGPAREEIHRLFMEHVMAQAPGYDKLMKWTPVPIMPTPGAVGLGMQNAAKEHKITVVGVDIGGATTDVFSVFGEDYELFNRTVSANLGMSYSICNVLLEAGVPNIMRWVPFDISEADLRNRIRNKMIRPTTIPQTLDELIIEQAISREALRLAFIHHKSLAVGLRGIQQIRDIGSALDQTGTGQSLIDLMKLGMLIGSGGVLSHAPRRVQAALMLLDAFQPEGLTQLAVDSIFMMPQLGVLSTVHPQAAAQVFGRDCLVRLGTAIAPVGPGREGEPALTVKVRLPDGRTITEEVAYGQITAIPLEEGRPAEVEVHPGRSFDVGAGRGRSLSQNLLGGVVGLIIDARGRQPFGLPGDPGLRKRKLLEWIDRLDVYPREILARYRQK from the coding sequence ATGTCCGAGCACACCCAGGGGGCCAAGTTCCAACTCGGCCGGGAGATCAACTCGGTCCTGGCGACCGATTGTGGAAGCACGACGACCAAGGCCATCCTCATCGACAAGGTCGACGGGGAGTACCGCCTGATCGTCCGTGGCGAGGCCCCGACCACCGTGGAGAAGCCCTTCGAAGATGTCACCGCCGGAGCCAGGAACGCCATCCGGGAAGTCGAGGAGCTGACCGGCCGTCGCCTCCTTGATGACAAAGGGGTCATCACTCCCCGCCAGAAAGACGGTTCCGGCGTTGACCTCTACCTGTCGACCTCCAGCGCCGGCGGCGGTCTGCAGATGATGGTCGCCGGGGTGGTCAAGATCATGACCGCCGAGAGCGCCCAGCGGGCGGCCCTGGGGGCGGGGGCCATCGTCATGGACGTCATTTCCATCGACGATGGCCGGCTGCCCTACCAGAGGATCCAACGGATTAGGCACCTCCGGCCGGATATGATCCTTCTCTCCGGCGGGATCGACGGCGGGACGATCACCCACGTCGCCCAGATCGCCGAGCTGATCTCGGCGGCCGAGCCCAAGCCGCGCCTGGGGATCGGCTTCAAGCTCCCGGTGATCTACGCGGGGAATAAGGACGCCCGCGGCTACGTGACCAAGATCCTCGGGGCCAAGACCGACCTGCGGATGGTCGACAACCTTCGGCCGGTCCTCGAGAAGGAGGTCCTCGGCCCGGCCCGCGAGGAGATTCACCGGCTCTTCATGGAGCACGTGATGGCCCAGGCCCCGGGTTACGACAAGCTGATGAAGTGGACCCCGGTGCCGATCATGCCCACCCCCGGGGCGGTCGGGCTGGGGATGCAGAACGCGGCCAAGGAACACAAGATCACCGTGGTCGGGGTGGACATCGGCGGGGCGACCACCGACGTCTTCTCCGTCTTTGGCGAGGACTACGAGTTGTTCAACCGGACCGTCTCGGCGAACCTCGGGATGAGCTATTCCATCTGCAACGTCCTCCTCGAGGCCGGCGTGCCCAACATCATGCGCTGGGTGCCCTTCGACATCAGCGAGGCGGACCTCAGGAACCGCATCCGGAACAAGATGATCAGGCCGACGACCATCCCCCAGACCCTCGACGAGCTCATCATCGAGCAGGCCATCTCCCGCGAGGCCCTGCGCCTGGCCTTCATCCATCACAAGAGCCTGGCGGTGGGCCTACGCGGCATCCAGCAGATCCGCGACATCGGGTCGGCCCTCGACCAGACGGGCACCGGCCAGTCCCTGATCGACCTGATGAAGCTGGGCATGCTCATCGGCTCGGGGGGCGTCCTGTCCCACGCCCCGCGCCGGGTCCAGGCCGCCCTGATGCTCCTCGACGCCTTCCAGCCAGAAGGCCTCACTCAGCTGGCGGTGGACTCCATCTTCATGATGCCACAGCTCGGCGTCCTCTCCACGGTCCACCCGCAGGCCGCCGCGCAGGTCTTTGGCCGCGATTGCCTGGTCCGTCTGGGGACGGCCATCGCCCCGGTCGGGCCGGGTCGCGAGGGTGAGCCGGCGCTGACGGTCAAGGTCCGCCTCCCGGACGGCCGGACGATCACCGAGGAGGTCGCCTACGGGCAGATCACGGCCATCCCCCTGGAGGAGGGCAGGCCGGCCGAGGTGGAGGTCCACCCGGGTCGCTCCTTCGACGTCGGGGCCGGGCGCGGTCGGAGCCTGTCCCAGAACCTGCTCGGCGGGGTGGTCGGGCTGATTATCGACGCCCGCGGGCGCCAGCCCTTTGGCCTTCCGGGCGACCCGGGCCTTCGGAAGCGGAAGCTCCTCGAGTGGATCGACCGCCTCGACGTCTATCCCCGGGAGATCCTGGCCCGGTACCGCCAGAAGTAG